The sequence CCGTCTCGCCGGGGCGCAACACGTACGCGTTGCGCTGGGTGTCGGTCCGCAGACCCAGGGAGCTGAGCCCGACGTCGCAGTGCAGCAGGTCGCCCGGCTCCACCACCGCGTCGTAGGGGACGCCGGGCAGCAGCGTGCTCTGCTCCTCGACCAGCGGTACCCCGGCCCGCTGCAGGAGCACCGAGGGCTGGAACCACGGGTCCACCCCGAGGTCGTGGAAGCGCTGCCGGATCCACCAGGCCACGTCCAGTGCCGTCGTCGTCCCGACCGTGACCACGGCGGAGGAGAACGCCTCGGCGATGACCTGGTGCGCCAGCCGGTTCATCGCGTGCAACGCCGCGATCTCCTCGGGCAGCCGCGTCTCCAGCCAGCCGACCGCCAGCCGCTCGGCCGACACCACCCGGTCGGCGTAGGGGCCCAGCGCCTCGGTCAGCAGCCGGTGCTCGGTGTGCGAGAGCCCGTCGGCCAGCGCGAAGTGCTCGGAGACGTCGACGCCGATGCGCCCGGGATCGGCCTGCTCGACGAACCGGCGCACCTCGGCCCACTGGGCGCGCTCGGCGGGCTCCCCGCCGCCGGCCGCGGCGGTCCAGGCCGGCAGGAACTGGCCGACCGGATAGCGGGAGACCGCAGCGGGCGTCACGCCGTCGTCGCTGCGGTGCAGCAGCAGGATGGTGCGGCGCCGTGCGGACAGCCAGGTGGCCGGCAGCAGCGTCGCGAGGACCGGGTCCTCGTTGTACTCGCGCCCGACCACGATCCACAGGTCGATGCCGGCCCTGTCCATCAGGCCGGGAAGCACGTCGAGCAGCCGCTGGGTGAGCCAGCGGTCGCGCACGTCGGCCTGCTCCCGCAGCGGCAGGGGCACCGTCCGCGTCGGATCAGGCGCGACGACCGTCATGCATCTAGGGAAGCAGAGAACCGCCGGACCCACCGGTCGAGAACGCCGGACCGGTAGGGGCGGTCACGGGTTCAGGGTGCGGTACGGATCGGTCGACGGTCACCGGCTCGTGCGCGGTCAACACCGCAACGCCCCCATCGGGGTGGCCGAGGTGCCAGGCTGAGGGCATGTCGCACCCTGATCCGGCGCTCGTCGACGTCCGGTCCCTCGCCGACCACCCCCTGACCGAGGCCGGGGAGGGACAGGCGCTGCGCATGGTCGCCCCGGGAGCGGTGACCGCCGGCCGCTTCGGCCTCGTCGAGTACCGGCTCGGCCCGCGGACGGCCGGGGCGGCGCCGCACTACCACCGCACCTTCTCCGAGTCCTTCTACGTGCTCTCGGGCCGGCTGACCCTCTACGCCGACGGAGCCTGGCAGAGCTACCGGCCGGGCGACTTCGCCATCGCCCACGAGCAGGGGGTGCACGGCTTCCGCAACGACGGCGACGAGCCGGCCTCGATGCTCATCCTGTTCACGCCCGGGGTGGCCCGGGAGACCTTCTTCGCCGAGATGGCCGAGATCGGGCGCCGCGAGCAGCCACCCACGAAGGAGGAGATGGCCGCGGTCTACGCCCGGCACGACCAGGTGATGGTCGAGGTCTGAGCGGGGTCGGGCCCCGGGTGGAAAGCTGGACGCCGACGACGAGCGAAGGAGGCTGCGCATGCCCCTGGGACCCTGGTTCTACTGCCTCAAGCACAACCGGGTCGAGGACCGCGACGGGTGCGCCGAGCGCCACCGGCTCGGCCCGTACGACACCCGGCAGGAGGCCGAGCACGCGCTGGCGGCCGTCGCCGAGCGGAACGAGAAGCTCGACGCGGAGGACCGCGAGTGGGAGGACCGCTGACCCCCGCCCCGGGGGACAGGCATGATCGGTCCCGGAGGCCGGGCTGTCCGGCGCCGCGAGAGGGGTGGACGTGACGGACGGTCGCGCGGTCGAGGAACTGGTCGTCGGGGTGCTGGGGGGCACCGGGCCCCAGGGGCGCGGGCTCGCGGTCCGGCTGGCGGCCCAGGGGCAGCGGGTGCTGCTCGGCTCGCGGGACGGCGAGCGCGCCGCGGAGGTGGCGGCCCAGGTCGCCGAGCGTGCGGCGACGGTCGCCACCGGGGTCGAGGTGTCGGTCACCGGCGGTTCGAACG is a genomic window of Blastococcus sp. HT6-30 containing:
- a CDS encoding M24 family metallopeptidase, producing MTVVAPDPTRTVPLPLREQADVRDRWLTQRLLDVLPGLMDRAGIDLWIVVGREYNEDPVLATLLPATWLSARRRTILLLHRSDDGVTPAAVSRYPVGQFLPAWTAAAGGGEPAERAQWAEVRRFVEQADPGRIGVDVSEHFALADGLSHTEHRLLTEALGPYADRVVSAERLAVGWLETRLPEEIAALHAMNRLAHQVIAEAFSSAVVTVGTTTALDVAWWIRQRFHDLGVDPWFQPSVLLQRAGVPLVEEQSTLLPGVPYDAVVEPGDLLHCDVGLSSLGLRTDTQRNAYVLRPGETAAPAGLRAAMAAANRLQELTAAALLPGRTGNEVLATARAAAAAEGIDGDVYSHPIGFHGHGAGPAIGQWDQQHGVPGAGDYPVHSDTAYALELAVRRPVPEWDGQCVRLGLEEGVALTGAGVEYLDGRQTGFILLLSS
- a CDS encoding cupin domain-containing protein, which produces MSHPDPALVDVRSLADHPLTEAGEGQALRMVAPGAVTAGRFGLVEYRLGPRTAGAAPHYHRTFSESFYVLSGRLTLYADGAWQSYRPGDFAIAHEQGVHGFRNDGDEPASMLILFTPGVARETFFAEMAEIGRREQPPTKEEMAAVYARHDQVMVEV